The following proteins come from a genomic window of Microbacterium sp. JZ31:
- a CDS encoding MogA/MoaB family molybdenum cofactor biosynthesis protein, with protein sequence MDEAGIPLRAAVITVSDRSARGEREDLSGPEAVAALRVGGFDCDDAVIVPDGAESVERALVAMITAGASVIVTTGGTGLGPRDETPEGTRAVLEREIPGIAEELRRIGTAEKPAGMLSRGLSGVARGALIVNLPGSPAAVRSGMPVILSVARHAAAQLAGEDHA encoded by the coding sequence ATGGACGAAGCAGGCATCCCGCTGCGGGCGGCGGTCATCACGGTCAGCGACCGGTCGGCGCGCGGCGAACGCGAGGACCTCTCCGGCCCCGAGGCCGTCGCCGCCCTGCGCGTGGGCGGCTTCGACTGCGACGACGCGGTCATCGTGCCGGACGGCGCCGAGAGCGTGGAGCGGGCACTGGTCGCGATGATCACCGCCGGGGCGAGCGTGATCGTCACGACCGGCGGCACGGGCCTCGGCCCCCGCGACGAGACGCCCGAGGGCACGCGCGCCGTGCTCGAGCGCGAGATCCCCGGCATCGCGGAGGAGCTGCGCCGCATCGGGACGGCGGAGAAGCCTGCGGGCATGCTCTCGCGAGGGCTCTCGGGCGTCGCGCGCGGCGCGCTCATCGTGAACCTTCCCGGCTCTCCCGCCGCCGTGCGCAGCGGCATGCCGGTGATCCTGTCGGTCGCGAGGCACGCGGCCGCTCAGCTCGCGGGCGAGGACCACGCGTGA
- a CDS encoding FAD-dependent oxidoreductase, whose amino-acid sequence MSAPLAPVRVVLVGLGPVGVRFAEELLPELAAGRILLTIVGAEQHAPYNRVLVAEYAAGEIERDDLVMADPDELRAAGAEILTGVAATRVDRAARVVELSDGRAVPYDRLVLATGARAIVPHLDGLAQTGPAAAEQEHTLTEGVCVLRTPEDAERVRRVVAAGGRVVVLGAGVLGIELALLLARAGAVPHIAHFGPMPMPRQLDRGAASVLASALASAGVHVVPHTRAEAIIAREDEHGARRFRALVSSDGRRIEGDLLVLSCGVRARSELAEAAGLRTGRGVLVDERLRSWTDPAIHAIGDCAHVADPRHRHDARVPGGPSGLIGPGWRQAEHLARSLSAELDGMEPEPFEEEVPAVVALKAEQVDLVSAGDVSTDPFAPVPADESAPGVAMWADPQHGTYVKMVTEGGVLTGFVAVGLPRTAAELSVLYARRAELPADRSLLLRLDAQEDAGPPATGRDATVCVCNGVTAGAIEDAVDDGCATVAEVGRCTRAGTGCGGCRARIAELLGSREAAPA is encoded by the coding sequence ATGTCCGCGCCCCTCGCCCCCGTCCGCGTCGTCCTGGTCGGCCTCGGCCCCGTCGGCGTGCGCTTCGCCGAGGAGCTGCTGCCCGAACTCGCCGCGGGCCGCATCCTCCTGACGATCGTCGGCGCGGAGCAGCACGCCCCCTACAACCGGGTGCTGGTGGCCGAGTACGCGGCCGGCGAGATCGAGCGCGACGACCTCGTGATGGCCGACCCCGACGAGCTGCGCGCCGCCGGAGCGGAGATCCTGACGGGGGTCGCCGCGACCCGCGTCGACCGGGCCGCGAGGGTCGTCGAGCTGAGCGACGGGCGCGCCGTGCCGTACGACCGTCTTGTGCTCGCCACCGGGGCCCGGGCGATCGTCCCCCACCTCGACGGGCTCGCGCAGACCGGGCCGGCCGCCGCGGAGCAGGAGCACACCCTGACAGAAGGAGTGTGCGTGCTGCGCACGCCGGAGGACGCCGAGCGCGTGCGCCGCGTCGTCGCCGCCGGCGGGCGCGTGGTCGTGCTGGGGGCGGGCGTGCTCGGCATCGAGTTGGCGCTGCTGCTCGCACGCGCGGGGGCGGTGCCGCACATCGCGCACTTCGGCCCCATGCCGATGCCGCGGCAGCTCGACCGGGGTGCGGCGTCGGTGCTCGCGTCCGCGCTCGCGTCGGCCGGCGTGCACGTCGTGCCGCACACCCGCGCCGAGGCGATCATCGCGCGCGAGGACGAGCACGGCGCGCGCCGGTTCCGCGCGCTCGTGAGCTCGGACGGACGCCGCATCGAGGGAGACCTGCTCGTGCTGTCGTGCGGCGTGCGCGCACGCAGCGAGCTCGCCGAGGCGGCGGGGCTGCGCACCGGCCGCGGCGTGCTCGTCGACGAGCGACTGCGGTCGTGGACCGACCCGGCGATCCACGCGATCGGCGACTGCGCGCACGTCGCGGACCCGAGGCACCGGCACGACGCACGTGTGCCCGGCGGCCCCAGCGGCCTCATCGGCCCCGGCTGGCGACAGGCGGAGCACCTCGCGCGCTCCCTGTCGGCCGAGCTCGACGGCATGGAGCCGGAGCCCTTCGAGGAGGAGGTGCCCGCCGTCGTGGCGCTCAAGGCGGAGCAGGTCGACCTCGTGTCGGCGGGCGACGTGTCGACGGATCCCTTCGCCCCCGTGCCGGCAGACGAGAGCGCACCGGGCGTGGCGATGTGGGCGGACCCGCAGCACGGCACGTACGTGAAGATGGTCACCGAAGGCGGCGTGCTGACGGGCTTCGTGGCGGTCGGGCTGCCGCGCACGGCCGCCGAGCTGAGCGTGCTGTACGCACGTCGGGCCGAGCTTCCCGCCGACCGGTCGCTGCTGCTGCGGCTCGACGCTCAGGAGGACGCCGGCCCGCCCGCCACGGGCAGGGACGCCACCGTGTGCGTGTGCAACGGCGTGACCGCGGGCGCGATCGAGGACGCCGTGGACGACGGCTGCGCGACGGTCGCCGAGGTCGGGCGCTGCACGCGCGCGGGCACGGGGTGCGGGGGCTGCCGCGCGCGCATCGCCGAGCTCCTCGGCTCCCGCGAGGCGGCGCCGGCATGA
- a CDS encoding molybdopterin oxidoreductase family protein has protein sequence MMAAADTHCPYCALQCAMTLTATPGARLPVAVEGRDFPTNRGGLCRKGWTSTELLVAPDRLTAPLVRGADGDLHATTWDDALDLIASRIRAIQDESGRDAVGVFGGGGLTNEKAYQLGKFARIALRTSRIDYNGRFCMSSAAAAANRAFGLDRGLPFPLADLDTAETILLLGSNVGDTMPPFVSHLQGARARGGLIVVDPRRSTTARLTSDGAGLHVQPVPGSDLALLLGLTHVVLAERLHDADYLARRAHGLEALRRSVSMWWPERTEQATGVPAGAIRALARRLAASRSTYVLTGRGVEQHADGTDTATAAINLALLLGLPGTPGSGYGTLTGQGNGQGGREHGQKADQLPGYRRIDDPAARAHVAGVWGVDPAIIPGPGIPAVQLLQSSGRPGGVRALLVHGSNVVVSSPDAQSVRDALSRLELLVVSDFFLSETARVADVVLPVLQWAEEEGTMTNLEGRVLRRRRAVEPPAGARSELWILAELARRMAAPGSWDLEPSVVFDELARASAGGPADYSGLSHELLDTGVAAHWPYPAGGAGTPRLFAERFAHADGRARLVPVRSRGPETPRGTELSLVTGRLLEHYQSGAQTRRVAELVEAKPELVAQLHPATARDRGLADGDVVRLESPRGAVDARVGLSGDIRPDTVFLPFHFPDGASANLLTSARLDPVSSMPEFKHAVVTATRVPS, from the coding sequence ATGATGGCCGCGGCCGACACGCACTGCCCGTACTGCGCGCTGCAGTGCGCCATGACGCTCACCGCCACACCGGGCGCACGGCTTCCGGTTGCGGTCGAGGGGCGCGATTTCCCCACCAACCGTGGCGGGCTGTGCCGCAAGGGCTGGACGTCGACCGAGCTGCTCGTCGCGCCCGACCGTCTGACCGCTCCGCTCGTGCGCGGTGCCGACGGTGACCTGCACGCGACCACGTGGGACGACGCGCTCGACCTGATCGCGAGCCGGATCCGGGCGATCCAGGACGAGAGCGGACGCGACGCCGTCGGCGTGTTCGGTGGCGGCGGACTGACGAACGAGAAGGCGTATCAGCTGGGCAAGTTCGCCCGGATCGCCCTGCGCACGTCGCGGATCGACTACAACGGCCGCTTCTGCATGTCGTCGGCGGCAGCGGCCGCGAACCGGGCCTTCGGCCTCGATCGCGGACTGCCGTTCCCGCTCGCCGACCTGGACACGGCAGAGACGATCCTGCTGCTCGGATCGAACGTCGGCGACACCATGCCGCCGTTCGTGTCGCACCTGCAGGGCGCCCGTGCGCGGGGCGGCCTGATCGTCGTCGACCCGCGGCGCAGCACGACCGCGCGCCTCACGTCCGACGGCGCGGGCCTGCACGTGCAGCCGGTCCCGGGCAGCGATCTCGCGCTGCTGCTCGGGCTGACGCACGTCGTGCTCGCCGAGCGCCTGCACGACGCCGACTACCTCGCGCGCCGCGCCCATGGCCTCGAGGCGCTGCGCCGGTCGGTGTCGATGTGGTGGCCCGAGCGCACCGAGCAGGCGACCGGCGTCCCCGCCGGGGCGATCCGCGCGCTCGCGCGCCGTCTCGCCGCGTCCCGCTCCACGTACGTCCTGACGGGGCGCGGGGTCGAGCAGCACGCCGACGGCACCGACACCGCGACCGCCGCGATCAACCTCGCCCTGCTGCTGGGTCTGCCCGGCACGCCGGGCAGCGGCTACGGCACGCTCACGGGTCAGGGCAACGGCCAGGGCGGACGCGAACACGGTCAGAAGGCGGATCAGCTTCCCGGCTACCGCAGGATCGACGACCCCGCCGCACGCGCGCACGTCGCGGGCGTGTGGGGCGTCGATCCCGCGATCATCCCCGGCCCCGGCATCCCCGCCGTGCAGCTGCTGCAGTCGAGCGGACGCCCCGGCGGCGTGCGGGCCCTGCTCGTGCACGGCTCGAACGTCGTCGTCTCCTCCCCCGACGCGCAGTCCGTCCGCGACGCGCTCTCGCGCCTCGAGCTGCTCGTCGTGAGCGACTTCTTCCTGTCCGAGACCGCCCGGGTCGCGGACGTCGTGCTGCCCGTCCTGCAGTGGGCTGAGGAGGAGGGAACGATGACGAACCTGGAGGGGCGGGTGCTGCGGCGTCGCCGCGCCGTCGAGCCGCCGGCCGGCGCCCGCAGCGAGCTGTGGATCCTCGCCGAGCTGGCGCGCCGGATGGCGGCGCCGGGATCGTGGGATCTGGAGCCGTCGGTCGTGTTCGATGAGCTCGCGCGGGCCTCCGCCGGCGGCCCGGCCGACTACTCCGGCCTGAGCCACGAGCTGCTCGACACCGGCGTCGCCGCGCACTGGCCGTACCCCGCCGGCGGCGCGGGCACGCCGCGGCTGTTCGCGGAGCGGTTCGCGCACGCAGACGGACGCGCCCGCCTCGTCCCGGTGCGCTCGCGCGGGCCCGAGACGCCGCGAGGCACCGAGCTCAGCCTCGTCACGGGCCGCCTGCTCGAGCACTACCAGTCGGGCGCGCAGACCCGGCGCGTCGCCGAGCTGGTCGAGGCGAAGCCCGAGCTCGTGGCGCAGCTGCACCCCGCGACCGCGCGCGACCGGGGGCTCGCCGACGGTGACGTCGTGCGGCTCGAGAGTCCGCGCGGCGCGGTCGACGCCCGCGTCGGGCTGAGCGGCGACATCCGGCCCGACACGGTGTTCCTGCCGTTCCACTTCCCCGACGGCGCGAGCGCCAACCTCCTGACGAGCGCGAGGCTGGACCCGGTCTCCTCCATGCCGGAGTTCAAGCACGCGGTCGTCACGGCGACGCGGGTCCCGTCCTGA